In the Manis javanica isolate MJ-LG chromosome 12, MJ_LKY, whole genome shotgun sequence genome, one interval contains:
- the RNF170 gene encoding E3 ubiquitin-protein ligase RNF170 isoform X1, which produces MAKYQGEVQSLKLNDDSVIEGVSDQVLVAVVISFTLVATLVYALFRNAHQNIHPENQELVRVLREQLQTEQDVPAAARQQFYTDMYCPICLHQASYPVETNCGHLFCGTCIIAYWRYGSWLGAISCPICRQKVTLLLTVFGENDQSQDVVPLYQDINDYNRRFSGQPRSIMERIMDLPTLLRHAFREMFSVGGLFWMFRIRIILCLMGAFFYLISPLDFVPEALFGILGFLDDFFVIFLLLIYISIMYREVITQRLNR; this is translated from the exons ATGGCTAAATACCAAGGGGAAGTTCAAAGTCTGAAACTGAACGATGACTCAGTCATAGAAGGAGTAAGTGACCAAGTGCTTGTGGCCGTTGTGATCAGTTTCACTTTGGTTGCTACCCTGGTGTATGCGCTTTTCAG aaatgcacatcaaaatatTCATCCAGAAAACCAAGAGCTAGTAAGGGTGCTTCGGGAACAGCTTCAAACAGAACAG GATGTGCCTGCTGCTGCCCGACAGCAGTTCTATACTGACATGTACTGTCCCATCTGTCTACATCAGGCCTCCTACCCTGTTGAAACAAACTGTGGACAtcttttttgtg gtACCTGCATTATTGCATACTGGCGATACGGTTCATGGCTTGGGGCAATCAGTTGTCCAATCTGTAGACAAAAG GTAACTTTATTGCTAACAGTATTTGGTGAAAATGACCAGTCTCAGGATGTTGTACCATTGTACCAAGATATTAATGATTATAACCGGAGATTCTCAGGGCAGCCAAGATCG ATTATGGAAAGAATTATGGATCTACCCACTTTACTGAGGCATGCATTCAGGGAAATGTTTTCAGTCGGGGGCCTTTTCTGGATGTTCCGTATCAGGATAATACTCTGTTTGATGGGAGCTTTTTTCTACCTTATATCGCCTCTAGATTTTGTACCTGAAGCCTTGTTTGGGATTCTAGGCTTTCTAGATGATTTCTTTGTCATCTTTTTGTTGCTTATCTACATCTCTATTATGTATCGAGAAGTGATAACACAGAGActaaacagatga
- the RNF170 gene encoding E3 ubiquitin-protein ligase RNF170 isoform X2: MYCPICLHQASYPVETNCGHLFCGTCIIAYWRYGSWLGAISCPICRQKVTLLLTVFGENDQSQDVVPLYQDINDYNRRFSGQPRSIMERIMDLPTLLRHAFREMFSVGGLFWMFRIRIILCLMGAFFYLISPLDFVPEALFGILGFLDDFFVIFLLLIYISIMYREVITQRLNR, translated from the exons ATGTACTGTCCCATCTGTCTACATCAGGCCTCCTACCCTGTTGAAACAAACTGTGGACAtcttttttgtg gtACCTGCATTATTGCATACTGGCGATACGGTTCATGGCTTGGGGCAATCAGTTGTCCAATCTGTAGACAAAAG GTAACTTTATTGCTAACAGTATTTGGTGAAAATGACCAGTCTCAGGATGTTGTACCATTGTACCAAGATATTAATGATTATAACCGGAGATTCTCAGGGCAGCCAAGATCG ATTATGGAAAGAATTATGGATCTACCCACTTTACTGAGGCATGCATTCAGGGAAATGTTTTCAGTCGGGGGCCTTTTCTGGATGTTCCGTATCAGGATAATACTCTGTTTGATGGGAGCTTTTTTCTACCTTATATCGCCTCTAGATTTTGTACCTGAAGCCTTGTTTGGGATTCTAGGCTTTCTAGATGATTTCTTTGTCATCTTTTTGTTGCTTATCTACATCTCTATTATGTATCGAGAAGTGATAACACAGAGActaaacagatga